One window from the genome of Actinoplanes teichomyceticus ATCC 31121 encodes:
- a CDS encoding SAV_6107 family HEPN domain-containing protein yields the protein MLPHRTPTQLLAIARQGLAEAAHTTPDGLRYAAAHLAALRAAAALLAARARPGAPGRRTRATSVWSLLVMVAPEFSDWAGYFALGAGKRAAAEAGIPHVVSAREADDLLRAAEQFVTVAESSLGLSYQPPLAA from the coding sequence ATGCTGCCCCACCGCACTCCCACCCAGCTGTTGGCGATCGCCCGGCAGGGGTTGGCCGAGGCGGCGCACACGACACCCGACGGCCTGCGATATGCGGCGGCCCACCTGGCCGCCCTGCGCGCGGCCGCCGCCCTGCTCGCCGCCCGGGCCCGCCCGGGCGCCCCCGGGCGACGCACCAGAGCGACCAGCGTCTGGTCGCTGCTGGTGATGGTCGCGCCGGAGTTCAGTGACTGGGCCGGCTATTTCGCTCTCGGCGCCGGTAAACGGGCGGCAGCCGAGGCCGGCATCCCCCATGTGGTGAGCGCCCGCGAGGCCGACGACCTGTTGCGCGCGGCCGAGCAGTTCGTCACGGTCGCGGAGTCCTCGCTCGGCCTCTCCTATCAGCCGCCACTGGCAGCCTGA